A genomic window from Sulfurospirillum diekertiae includes:
- a CDS encoding urease accessory protein UreD has product MSVSITFDHNRFDLQKLTLPSRYFHFNEGENYVKLLSIGEGIFPKDRIKTHFSLQQSSCIVASESATKVYPSPQGQFGIHAIQLDLVSSNLEYMNDEMILFQGAKLIQCLHVKASKNSDFFYSDILTHGRSFEAYDFERIVIRNRFSIEGVLEYHEAFDLSKEVIKSYLIRHHASQMIFAKVYVKCAHLEAYAKNCFDAQLGCFGYTQNRQMLLGLFSGSSMVEVKKKVTQAWQIYRTINQKAKFHLGKW; this is encoded by the coding sequence ATGAGTGTTAGCATTACGTTTGATCATAACCGATTTGATCTTCAAAAGCTAACATTGCCTTCACGGTATTTTCATTTCAATGAAGGGGAAAACTATGTAAAGTTGCTTTCTATCGGTGAAGGCATTTTCCCTAAGGATCGTATTAAAACTCATTTCTCACTGCAACAATCGAGCTGTATTGTGGCCAGTGAATCGGCAACGAAAGTCTATCCTTCTCCGCAGGGGCAATTTGGTATTCATGCGATTCAGCTTGATTTAGTCTCCTCCAATCTTGAATATATGAATGACGAGATGATTTTGTTTCAAGGTGCCAAGCTCATTCAATGTTTACATGTAAAAGCTTCCAAAAATTCTGACTTCTTTTACAGCGATATTTTAACCCATGGTAGAAGCTTCGAAGCGTATGATTTTGAACGTATAGTGATACGCAATCGTTTTAGTATTGAAGGTGTTTTAGAGTACCACGAAGCATTTGATTTAAGCAAGGAAGTCATAAAATCGTATCTGATACGCCATCATGCTTCCCAGATGATTTTTGCCAAAGTGTATGTTAAATGTGCTCATTTGGAAGCGTATGCAAAGAACTGTTTTGATGCACAACTTGGCTGCTTTGGCTATACCCAAAATCGTCAAATGCTTTTAGGACTTTTTTCAGGTTCAAGCATGGTGGAAGTGAAAAAAAAGGTGACGCAGGCATGGCAAATTTATCGTACAATCAATCAAAAAGCTAAGTTTCATCTTGGCAAATGGTAA
- the urtE gene encoding urea ABC transporter ATP-binding subunit UrtE, which produces MIRLENIHQYYGQSHTLRGLSFEISPSRCTCIMGRNGVGKTTLAKVIMGLLPLREGAIYYEGSDISKLGADKRAGLGIGYVPQGREIFPQLSVKENLDIGLLGNRNKLRKVPEKIYELFPVLKEMLKRKGGDLSGGQQQQLAIARALCLEPKLLILDEPSEGIQPNIVQQIGGVIHYLTHEEKLTIMLIEQKLPFARKYGDHFNILERGTLVAHGEMADLNDTTVTQYLSV; this is translated from the coding sequence ATGATACGTTTGGAAAATATCCATCAATATTACGGACAAAGCCATACTTTAAGAGGACTGAGTTTTGAAATATCCCCCTCAAGATGTACCTGCATTATGGGAAGAAATGGTGTAGGTAAAACGACACTTGCCAAAGTCATTATGGGACTTTTGCCTCTCAGGGAGGGTGCAATTTATTATGAAGGATCTGACATCTCCAAATTGGGAGCTGATAAGAGAGCTGGGTTGGGCATCGGCTATGTGCCGCAAGGCAGAGAAATTTTCCCGCAGTTGAGTGTGAAAGAAAATCTTGACATTGGATTGCTTGGCAATCGCAATAAATTGCGTAAGGTACCAGAGAAAATTTACGAACTCTTTCCTGTGCTTAAAGAGATGCTGAAGCGAAAAGGTGGCGATTTGTCAGGCGGGCAACAGCAGCAATTAGCCATTGCTCGTGCATTGTGTCTTGAACCCAAACTTTTAATTTTGGATGAGCCATCGGAAGGAATTCAACCCAATATCGTTCAACAAATAGGGGGCGTAATTCACTATTTAACGCATGAAGAGAAACTCACGATCATGCTGATTGAGCAAAAATTACCGTTTGCGCGAAAATATGGTGATCATTTTAATATTTTAGAGCGTGGCACTTTGGTTGCCCACGGTGAGATGGCTGACCTAAACGATACCACCGTAACCCAGTATCTCTCTGTTTAG
- the urtD gene encoding urea ABC transporter ATP-binding protein UrtD — protein MHVLKPHTYDDPETFKKGDRILYLDNVTVSFDGFKALNALSLTIEYQELRCIIGANGAGKSTMMDVITGKTKPDEGQVIFGQITNLREMDEPSIAQLGIGRKFQKPTVFEYHTVFENLELAMKADKRFFKTLFATLQPEEKISIEKTMELIGLQALYHTPAGILSHGQKQWLEIGMLLMQSPKLLLVDEPVAGMTPGEVEKTGEILTDLAKEHSVVVVEHDMEFIRKIAKKVTVLHEGSVLAEGPMKMIQENEKVRKVYLGE, from the coding sequence ATGCACGTGCTTAAACCTCACACATACGATGATCCTGAGACATTTAAAAAGGGCGATCGTATTTTATATTTAGACAATGTTACGGTCAGTTTTGATGGTTTTAAAGCCCTCAATGCGTTGTCTTTGACGATAGAATACCAAGAGTTGCGCTGTATTATCGGAGCCAATGGTGCTGGTAAATCAACTATGATGGATGTAATCACGGGTAAAACAAAGCCCGATGAAGGGCAAGTCATCTTTGGACAGATCACTAATTTACGTGAAATGGATGAACCTTCCATTGCGCAACTCGGTATCGGGCGCAAATTTCAAAAGCCAACAGTATTTGAGTATCACACCGTCTTTGAGAATTTAGAATTGGCGATGAAAGCCGATAAACGTTTTTTTAAAACACTCTTTGCTACATTACAACCTGAAGAGAAAATATCGATTGAAAAAACAATGGAACTGATTGGTTTGCAAGCGTTGTATCATACCCCTGCTGGGATTTTATCGCACGGACAAAAGCAGTGGTTGGAAATCGGAATGCTTTTGATGCAAAGTCCTAAATTGTTGTTGGTGGATGAGCCGGTTGCGGGTATGACGCCTGGCGAAGTGGAAAAAACAGGGGAAATATTGACTGATTTGGCCAAAGAGCACAGTGTGGTTGTGGTAGAACATGATATGGAGTTCATTCGAAAAATTGCTAAAAAAGTGACCGTCTTGCATGAAGGTTCCGTTTTAGCAGAAGGTCCAATGAAAATGATCCAAGAGAACGAAAAAGTTCGCAAAGTCTATTTAGGTGAATGA
- the urtC gene encoding urea ABC transporter permease subunit UrtC, whose amino-acid sequence MKRKPILLRIFEYDKGGQTLLILLSLVVLYVAFANLALPKGSFFYMSTYTVTLLGKYLSFALLALALDLVWGYLGILSLGHGAFFSLGGYAMGMYLMRQIGDRGVYGNPELPDFMVFMNLKELPWFWHGFDHFGVMLIMVVLVPGLLAFFFGWLAFRSRVTGVYLSIITQALTYALMLAFFRNDMGFGGNNGLTDFKDILGFDLQSDVTRVVLLVISLIALVLGYSLCQYIIHSKLGRVCLAIRDEESRVRFLGYRVEQYKLFIFVVSSMLAGVAGALYVPQVGIINPGVFSPLFSIEIVIWVAIGGRGTLYGAILGAFIVNYASTYFTSALPEVWLYALGGLFVFVTLFLPKGVIGLLHKLRLKGKGELYARA is encoded by the coding sequence ATGAAACGAAAACCGATTCTCTTACGTATATTTGAATACGATAAAGGTGGACAAACCTTATTGATCCTTTTAAGTTTGGTTGTTCTTTATGTGGCTTTTGCCAATTTAGCACTGCCTAAAGGGTCTTTTTTTTACATGTCAACATACACAGTGACGCTGCTTGGTAAATATCTCTCTTTTGCTCTTTTGGCATTAGCCTTAGATTTAGTATGGGGCTATTTGGGAATTTTAAGCCTCGGACATGGGGCTTTTTTCTCACTGGGTGGTTACGCAATGGGAATGTATTTGATGCGTCAAATTGGCGATAGAGGCGTTTATGGCAATCCAGAGCTTCCCGATTTTATGGTGTTTATGAACTTAAAAGAACTCCCATGGTTTTGGCATGGCTTTGACCATTTTGGAGTTATGCTCATTATGGTGGTATTAGTCCCTGGATTACTGGCATTTTTCTTTGGTTGGTTAGCGTTTCGATCACGCGTGACAGGGGTTTACCTTTCTATCATCACGCAAGCTTTAACGTATGCCTTGATGTTGGCATTTTTTAGAAATGATATGGGCTTTGGTGGCAATAATGGTTTGACGGATTTTAAAGATATTTTAGGTTTTGACCTTCAAAGTGATGTAACACGCGTCGTACTTTTAGTGATTTCGTTAATCGCTTTGGTGTTAGGGTATAGCCTCTGTCAGTATATTATCCACTCCAAACTGGGGCGTGTGTGTTTAGCGATTCGAGATGAAGAGAGTCGCGTTCGCTTTTTAGGCTATAGGGTGGAGCAATACAAATTATTTATTTTTGTTGTTTCCTCAATGCTTGCAGGAGTGGCGGGAGCTCTTTATGTACCACAAGTTGGTATTATCAATCCGGGTGTGTTTTCGCCACTTTTTTCCATTGAAATTGTCATTTGGGTAGCCATTGGAGGGCGTGGTACACTTTATGGTGCGATTTTAGGTGCATTTATTGTCAATTATGCTAGTACCTATTTCACCTCCGCACTTCCTGAGGTATGGCTCTATGCCCTTGGCGGGTTGTTTGTGTTTGTCACACTCTTTTTGCCTAAAGGTGTCATTGGCCTGTTACATAAGCTCAGGCTCAAAGGTAAAGGAGAACTCTATGCACGTGCTTAA
- the urtB gene encoding urea ABC transporter permease subunit UrtB, which translates to MKTVWVSIILFYFLLVSPLNASDFHEDILALTSNSFTQKESVIDHLSQSYSDDERLSTLLTALLNGDLYVTADLGQIVAVVREKEDSLECKNVETNQLLEAQPKASFQKIKINNKLRSVVRSKLAELNLFSKKTSVRLQSAKDILKNTSEDNIELVTRALAVEKESAVRKVLQETDWILKVKFGSDEVKQQAITALNDALSSEALQALNAFIVASEDGNLKALAAKSVTSIEQSRSVYAWIEKAFFGLSLGSVLLLAAIGLAITFGVMKVINMAHGEMMMLGAYTTYTLQQMMPQAIEYSVLLAIPLAFCVSGLVGIIIERLVIRHLYGRPLETLLATFGISLILQQVVRSVYSPLNQEVKTPQWMSGTLEINNALSLTYNRLYIVVFSLIVFGGILALLNKTSLGLKVRAVTQNRRMAQAMGIKTGWIDALTFGLGSGIAGIAGVALSQLTNVGPNLGQAYIVDSFMVVVFGGVGNLWGTLIGAMTLGEINKFIEPVAGAVLAKVIILIFIILFIQKRPRGLFPQRGRDAQD; encoded by the coding sequence ATGAAAACAGTATGGGTAAGCATTATTCTTTTTTATTTCTTATTGGTTTCACCGCTGAATGCAAGTGATTTTCATGAAGATATCCTTGCGTTAACATCGAATAGCTTTACACAAAAAGAGAGTGTCATCGATCATTTGAGCCAATCATACAGTGATGATGAAAGGCTATCAACCCTTCTTACAGCATTGTTAAACGGTGATTTGTATGTGACAGCTGATTTGGGACAAATCGTTGCAGTTGTGCGCGAAAAAGAGGATAGTCTCGAATGTAAAAATGTAGAGACAAATCAACTTTTAGAAGCACAGCCAAAAGCATCCTTTCAAAAGATTAAAATCAATAATAAATTAAGAAGTGTTGTTCGCAGTAAACTTGCCGAACTCAATCTTTTTTCTAAAAAAACTTCTGTTCGTTTGCAATCGGCTAAAGATATTCTCAAAAATACAAGCGAAGATAACATAGAACTCGTTACCAGAGCACTCGCTGTTGAAAAAGAGAGTGCAGTACGTAAAGTTCTACAAGAAACGGATTGGATTTTGAAGGTCAAATTTGGATCTGATGAAGTGAAACAGCAGGCGATTACTGCACTTAATGATGCATTATCTTCGGAGGCTTTACAGGCTTTAAATGCCTTTATAGTAGCAAGTGAAGATGGAAATCTTAAAGCATTAGCCGCAAAATCTGTTACATCTATTGAGCAGAGTAGATCCGTTTACGCATGGATAGAAAAAGCGTTTTTTGGCTTAAGTCTCGGTTCGGTTTTATTGCTAGCTGCCATTGGTTTGGCTATTACCTTTGGTGTTATGAAAGTCATCAATATGGCGCATGGTGAGATGATGATGCTAGGCGCCTATACTACTTATACGTTGCAACAAATGATGCCTCAAGCTATTGAATATTCTGTTTTATTAGCGATTCCACTTGCCTTTTGTGTAAGCGGTCTTGTAGGCATTATTATTGAGCGTTTAGTGATTCGTCATCTTTATGGAAGGCCACTTGAAACACTTTTAGCTACATTTGGTATTAGCCTCATTTTACAACAAGTGGTGAGAAGTGTCTATTCTCCTCTCAATCAAGAGGTTAAAACGCCCCAATGGATGAGTGGAACGTTAGAAATCAATAACGCCTTATCGTTAACTTACAATCGTTTGTATATTGTTGTTTTCTCTTTAATCGTTTTTGGTGGTATTTTAGCACTCCTTAATAAAACATCGTTAGGGCTAAAAGTACGTGCGGTAACGCAAAATAGACGCATGGCTCAAGCCATGGGAATCAAAACGGGGTGGATTGATGCGCTAACCTTTGGTCTAGGTTCGGGTATTGCGGGTATTGCAGGAGTTGCACTCAGTCAATTAACCAATGTTGGTCCTAATTTAGGGCAAGCGTATATCGTGGATTCATTCATGGTCGTTGTCTTTGGTGGTGTTGGAAATCTATGGGGAACCTTGATTGGTGCGATGACACTCGGTGAGATTAATAAGTTTATTGAACCTGTTGCAGGTGCGGTGTTAGCGAAAGTGATCATTTTGATCTTCATCATTCTTTTTATACAAAAACGACCTCGAGGGCTTTTCCCTCAAAGAGGCCGAGATGCACAGGATTAA
- the urtA gene encoding urea ABC transporter substrate-binding protein — MLKSIVKSISIAAIIGMGYMAQAADTIKVGVLHSLSGTMAISETTLKDTVLMLIEEQNKKGGVLGKKLEPVVVDPASNWPLFAEKMRGLLTKDKVDVTFGCWTSVSRKSVLPVVEELNGILFYPVQYEGEESSKNVFYTGAAPNQQAIPAVDYLMKDMGVKRWVLAGTDYVYPRTTNKILQAYLKSKGVKDEDIMINYTPFSHSDWQSIVSDIKKFGSTGKKTAVVSTINGDANVPFYKELSNQGISAENIPVIAFSVGEEELSGIDTKPLVGHLAAWNYFQSVDTPINKQFISTWKKYIKNDKRVTNDPMEATYIGFNMWVKAVEKAGTTKTDAVLDAMIGITVPNLTGGYATMMPNHHLTKPVLIGEIQENGQFETVWKTPDTVVGDAWSDFLPGSKDLIADWRSPLHCGNYNVKTGKCSGQNY; from the coding sequence ATGCTTAAGAGTATTGTTAAAAGTATATCCATCGCCGCCATCATTGGTATGGGATATATGGCACAAGCGGCAGATACGATTAAAGTTGGTGTTTTACACTCACTATCAGGAACCATGGCCATCTCAGAGACAACACTGAAAGACACGGTTTTAATGCTCATTGAGGAGCAAAATAAAAAAGGTGGCGTATTAGGTAAAAAGCTAGAGCCTGTTGTCGTTGATCCTGCTTCAAACTGGCCACTGTTTGCTGAAAAAATGCGTGGACTTTTAACCAAAGACAAAGTCGATGTTACCTTTGGCTGCTGGACATCCGTTTCTCGTAAATCTGTGCTTCCTGTTGTGGAAGAGCTAAATGGCATTTTGTTTTACCCTGTTCAATATGAGGGTGAAGAGTCTTCTAAAAACGTATTTTACACAGGGGCTGCACCTAATCAACAAGCGATTCCTGCTGTGGATTATTTGATGAAAGATATGGGCGTAAAACGTTGGGTATTGGCTGGAACAGACTATGTTTATCCACGAACAACCAACAAAATTTTACAAGCATACCTTAAATCTAAAGGTGTAAAAGATGAAGATATTATGATCAACTATACACCGTTTAGTCATTCTGACTGGCAAAGTATCGTAAGTGATATCAAGAAATTTGGTTCAACGGGCAAAAAAACAGCCGTTGTTTCAACTATCAATGGTGATGCAAACGTTCCTTTTTACAAAGAACTCTCTAACCAAGGCATCAGTGCTGAAAATATCCCTGTCATAGCATTTTCTGTAGGCGAAGAAGAACTTTCAGGCATAGATACAAAACCATTAGTTGGACATTTGGCTGCTTGGAACTATTTCCAAAGTGTCGATACGCCTATCAATAAACAATTCATTTCTACGTGGAAAAAATATATCAAAAACGATAAACGTGTGACTAACGATCCGATGGAAGCAACGTATATTGGGTTTAATATGTGGGTTAAAGCAGTGGAAAAAGCAGGTACAACCAAAACCGATGCTGTCCTTGATGCAATGATCGGTATCACAGTACCCAACCTCACTGGTGGTTATGCTACGATGATGCCAAACCATCACTTAACCAAACCTGTTTTAATTGGTGAAATTCAAGAAAATGGTCAATTTGAAACCGTTTGGAAAACACCTGACACCGTTGTGGGTGATGCATGGAGCGATTTTCTTCCCGGAAGTAAAGATCTTATCGCGGATTGGAGATCTCCACTTCATTGCGGTAATTACAATGTTAAAACCGGTAAATGTTCCGGACAAAATTATTAA